One Bacteroidota bacterium genomic window, TTTTATAATCACTAGGCCCTTGAGATGGTCGACTTTCATTGTTGAAGTTTGGAAAAATAATTCTAATCAAAACTGCAACAATTATTACTATAAGTATAATTGCAGTAATTTTTCTTGCTGAATTCTTATACTTAGCAGCGAAATATGAAGATCCCATAAATTTATTTTAACAATCAATAAAACTTGTGATGGGCCCGGAACTTAAAGTTAATGTGATAAGTTAAATAAAATCAATCATCCCTTCAATATCCGAAGGTTGAAACCATTTCATCTCTTTATCCTTCCTGAACCAGGTCATCTGCCTCTTCGCATATTGCCTTGTATTAGTCTTCTGTTCATCCGGTGTCTCGCAGTAACAGTATTATTTTTTCGAAATCTTGCTTGCGAATACCCCGGGCGGACAGAGGTAAATGGCTTTAAAGCATTTTTTTCACCAGCCTACCCAACATCATCAGGGCATAATCCACATCATTATTCCAGGGTTTGCCAAAACTGATCCGGATAAAATTCTTATAACTAATGCCTGACGAAAATATGTTCTGTTCGTCCGGAGTTTCGCAGCAGCAGTATTATTTTTTTGAAATCTTTCTTGCGAAGACCCGGGGATAACTGAAATCATATATTTATTCACATACCGCAAGTGGAAGTAACATGTTATAAATACTTTCTGCTGAAGATAATCTAATACTAAAGGAAGCATTATTTCTCAAAAGGTGTTTTTCCAGGGAATCTTGAGAAGGAAATAAGTGTTTGTTAATTTTTCCCTTATCAAAATTTATTAGAAGAAATTTATCCCTTAATTCAGAAATTATGTAGCAATTCCTCCAACTTATTTTTTTTACAGTGTCTATAACAATTTCATACTTTTCTGACCCAGCGTGTTGAAATAAGACAGCAAAAACACTCTCAGTTTTTTTTGCTAAGTAAAAATTGCATGATAAACATTTTTTTGCATCGAACTGTTTGTCATTCTCAGTGCACGATGACAATAATAATATAAAAAAAATAATCCTAATTTTCCTCATTGATCTTTCAATTTTGTAGGTAATTTAATCAGTTTCCGGGTAGATGCCCAAATTAAAGAGACATTTTCTGATTGATGTTCCATTTTGTCCTTTTTTAGATTTACAAATTCTGTAAACCTATTTCAGGACTAGACATTTTCGAAATCTTTCTTGCGAAGACCCCGTGCGGACAGAAGGCTAAGATTAACTAACTTTGATGACGAAAATTAATCTGCAAGTTGCCTATAAAAGATTGGTTTCTGCTATGATCGTTCTTAGGAAACTTTTCAGATACAGCAAAACGCAATAAAAAATATCACAGTAATTATGCGATCTCTTTTTTTCTTCTTTCTGACTTTCAGCATATGCGTAGATGCGCAACAAAAGTATGCCGAGCCATTAACGATCGCAGACCCGGCAATGGATGGGTATTTACAAAAAAAGCGTCCCGCTATACTGACCATTAAAATTATTAATGCACCTGACACGATTACGAAAGTCCAGGTTAAGTGCAGTTTTGTTAGGTTCGGTTCGGTTTTCCAATCAAACAAGTTTTATCAATTTGACAAGAACGGTTTTCTGAAAATTGTCTTAGATGACCGCTTGCCCTATCAACAGGTTTGGCTGGATATTGATCATTACTTATATGCGGGACTTTATGTTAATGAAGGCCTGATTGTAACCATCGATGCCCGTAAAATAAAGAATGATGAAAGATTTTATATGATCGATGATGGAGTGGAATATTCTGATGTCGATGGTGAATTGAATAGGGTCATGAACAAACACACAATTTACAAGCAAGATATTAGAAATGGATTGAGCGACCAGTTTTATGCAGTATCGAGGACGAGAAGGCAGTACGGTGAGGACGAGTTTCTTTCCAAATTCGACTCCATCTATCAAGCAATCAACGCCATTGACGATGAATTTATAAAGTACTATCCAAATTTCAAATGGGCCATACATAATAATCTCACCGCTGAATATTACGGTGGACTGTGCATGGCTTACTGGGGTGATAAAATGCCTGATAGTTTATTTAAAAAAATAGATTCTTTCTCCCCCTATTTTTCAAGTAACAATGGACTACTTTTTTATAATTATTTTTTTAATTATCTCATTTTAAAAAATGATAACCCCAGGGTAAACATGGATGAACAATTGTACAGCAATTATATAAACTACGGTCCGGAACAGCGAGCTGTCCTTGATTCCTTGAAATATTATTCACAGGTGCCGGAAGCTCAAAAGAAGGAAGCATTAAAAGAGATCAATAAGAAAAAACAAGAACTGTTTCTTGGCGACATAGTAAAAATAAATACCAGTAATCTTTTGCATTTAATTGATAGCCTTTATACGCCACCAAAGTCCGATATTTTAAAAACATTCTTGCTTGCGAAGGGGAAAATTGAGTTTGGTAAAACATATCCTGAGATAATAAAAACGATGCAGACTAAATGGTGCAGAAATATTGCAAGCAGAGAATTAAATGAGTCAATATTAAAGCAAAAACAAATTGATGGTCTGCTCGCAAAAGGAACCCAAATCAAAGAGAGCAATTCGTTTATCGGTAAACCATTGGGATCTCTCACATTCAATGCAAACCTTTACAGGCTGGATAGTGTTAAGAATCTTGACGAATTTATTGTCCATCTAAAATCAAAATTTCCCAATAAGGCTTTGGTCATTGATTTTTGGGCGACGTGGTGTGCCCCCTGCTTGAAGGAATTACCTGCGAGTAAAAAACTACAAGAAGCCAACAGCGATCTTCCAATCGCATTTATTTACATCTGCACTAATTCCAGTTCAAATATCACAGTTTGGAAAAACAAGATTGCGGATCTGCAAATTCCAGGTACACATATTTTTGCAGATGACAAACTTGTGAGTGAATTGCAAAGTAAATTTAATGCTGAAAAAGGTTTTCCAGCCTATGTGGTTATAGACGCAAACGGAAAACTGAAACCAAAAGCGATTGATTGGATGCACTCTCTGGACAGAGATAAATTAAAAAATGCTGTGGGAATCTACCAATAACTGTACAGTCATTGTTTTAAGCTTCTATTCATCCGGGTCTCGCAGCAGCAGTATTATTTTTTCGAAATCTTTCTTGCGAAGTCCCCGGGCGGACAGAAATGAAATTCAGTTTTGAAAAGAAATGTTTGCTAAAAGATGAGGACAATATAGATAATTAGGAGAAGTATTAATTCTACTAACCAAATCGCTAAAACTCGTTCTCTAATAATTAGTCTAACTATCACATCGGCGGCACCTAATATAAAAAAAGCTGGAAAAAACAAACCCCCGACAAAATGCGTCCATTTCGTGGTATCT contains:
- a CDS encoding TlpA family protein disulfide reductase, yielding MRSLFFFFLTFSICVDAQQKYAEPLTIADPAMDGYLQKKRPAILTIKIINAPDTITKVQVKCSFVRFGSVFQSNKFYQFDKNGFLKIVLDDRLPYQQVWLDIDHYLYAGLYVNEGLIVTIDARKIKNDERFYMIDDGVEYSDVDGELNRVMNKHTIYKQDIRNGLSDQFYAVSRTRRQYGEDEFLSKFDSIYQAINAIDDEFIKYYPNFKWAIHNNLTAEYYGGLCMAYWGDKMPDSLFKKIDSFSPYFSSNNGLLFYNYFFNYLILKNDNPRVNMDEQLYSNYINYGPEQRAVLDSLKYYSQVPEAQKKEALKEINKKKQELFLGDIVKINTSNLLHLIDSLYTPPKSDILKTFLLAKGKIEFGKTYPEIIKTMQTKWCRNIASRELNESILKQKQIDGLLAKGTQIKESNSFIGKPLGSLTFNANLYRLDSVKNLDEFIVHLKSKFPNKALVIDFWATWCAPCLKELPASKKLQEANSDLPIAFIYICTNSSSNITVWKNKIADLQIPGTHIFADDKLVSELQSKFNAEKGFPAYVVIDANGKLKPKAIDWMHSLDRDKLKNAVGIYQ